Proteins found in one Paraburkholderia caballeronis genomic segment:
- a CDS encoding LacI family DNA-binding transcriptional regulator produces the protein MTPTIKDVAAYAGFSIATVSRAINAPHTVNPLTLAKVREAIAALNFRPSPLGRQLRSERTRLIGVILPTLSNPVFAECLQGIDELAAAQGYRLMLMTTQYDADRERHAIETLREQRVEGLILTVADADTHPLLDELDRDGPLYVLMHNDTVRRPSVSVDNRQAAYDGVRMLIAHGHRRILMLAGTLAASDRARLRHAGYVQAMQQAGLTPAPALEVDFNAEELAPSVLAHLTNGAARPTALFCSNDLLAMVVIRGLRRARFQVPRDMSILGFDGLAMGELLAPALASIGSPNRDIGCAAWERLMTRIDSARANAAPVQNQSLSLTLPHTLRTGATIAAIAHEPAIVNDAGSRHDSADDAAIHAIDALRAR, from the coding sequence ATGACGCCAACGATCAAGGATGTCGCCGCCTACGCCGGATTTTCGATCGCGACGGTATCGCGCGCGATCAACGCGCCGCACACGGTCAATCCGCTCACGCTCGCAAAGGTCCGCGAGGCGATCGCGGCGCTGAACTTCCGCCCGAGCCCGCTCGGCCGCCAGTTGCGCTCAGAGCGCACGCGGCTGATCGGCGTGATCCTGCCGACACTGTCGAACCCGGTGTTCGCCGAATGCCTGCAGGGCATCGACGAACTCGCAGCCGCGCAGGGCTACCGGCTGATGCTGATGACCACGCAGTACGACGCGGACCGCGAACGCCACGCGATCGAGACGCTGCGCGAGCAGCGCGTCGAAGGGCTGATCCTGACGGTCGCCGACGCGGACACGCACCCGCTGCTCGACGAACTCGACCGCGACGGCCCGCTGTACGTGCTGATGCACAACGACACGGTGCGCCGTCCGTCGGTGTCGGTCGACAACCGCCAGGCCGCGTATGACGGCGTGCGGATGCTGATCGCGCACGGCCATCGGCGCATCCTGATGCTGGCCGGCACGCTCGCCGCGTCCGACCGCGCGCGGCTGCGCCACGCGGGTTACGTGCAGGCGATGCAGCAGGCGGGCCTGACGCCCGCGCCGGCGCTCGAAGTCGATTTCAACGCGGAAGAACTGGCGCCGTCGGTGCTCGCGCATCTGACGAACGGCGCGGCACGGCCGACCGCCCTCTTCTGCAGCAACGACCTGCTCGCGATGGTCGTGATCCGCGGGCTGCGCCGCGCGCGCTTCCAGGTGCCGCGCGACATGTCGATCCTCGGTTTCGACGGCCTCGCGATGGGCGAACTGCTCGCGCCGGCGCTCGCGAGCATCGGCTCGCCGAACCGCGACATCGGCTGCGCGGCGTGGGAGCGTCTGATGACGCGCATCGACAGCGCGCGCGCGAACGCGGCTCCGGTGCAGAACCAGTCGCTGTCGCTGACGTTGCCGCATACGCTGCGCACCGGCGCGACAATCGCGGCGATTGCGCACGAACCGGCGATCGTGAACGATGCCGGCAGCCGCCACGACAGCGCCGACGATGCGGCGATCCACGCCATCGACGCGCTGCGCGCGCGCTGA
- a CDS encoding tyrosine-type recombinase/integrase, translating into MPLTDVAIRKAAPRDKTYRLADGGGMYLEVSPAGGKYWRLKYRFAGKEKRLALGVYPDVPLAAARARRDEARRKLAAGIDPGEAKKAEKRAVRLAATNSFEMVALGWMAERKTYVEIGQYEKTLARFKKDVFPWIGKRSIAEIDAPEILAVLKRIDSRGARFTAHRVRSEVSRVFRYAIKEGYCKTDPARDLVDAIPPAQTTHFASITEPEKVGAMLRAFDGFSGTFPVLCALKLAPMLFTRPGELRKAEWSQFDLGKGEWRYLVTKTRTEHLVPLATQAVQILRELYALTGNGRYVFPGARSAQRPMSDAAINAALRRLGYDTRTEITGHGFRAMARTILHEELEQKPEVIEHQLAHAVPDNLGKAYNRTKFLKERRLMMQKWADYLEVLKTTVPVTSIASVT; encoded by the coding sequence GTGCCTCTGACCGATGTCGCAATCCGCAAAGCCGCTCCTCGTGACAAAACATACCGTCTGGCTGATGGCGGAGGGATGTACCTGGAGGTTTCTCCCGCAGGTGGGAAGTACTGGCGTTTGAAGTACCGTTTTGCGGGGAAGGAAAAACGCCTGGCACTGGGCGTCTATCCAGACGTTCCGCTTGCCGCGGCACGGGCGAGGCGCGACGAGGCACGTAGGAAGCTGGCAGCCGGGATCGATCCAGGCGAAGCGAAAAAAGCTGAGAAACGGGCAGTCCGTCTTGCTGCGACTAATTCATTTGAGATGGTGGCTCTCGGCTGGATGGCGGAGCGCAAGACGTACGTTGAAATCGGCCAGTATGAAAAGACGCTGGCGCGCTTCAAGAAGGATGTGTTTCCGTGGATCGGCAAGCGGTCGATTGCCGAGATTGATGCGCCGGAAATCCTCGCTGTACTGAAACGGATCGATAGCCGTGGGGCGCGTTTTACGGCTCACCGCGTGCGCAGCGAAGTCAGTCGGGTGTTTCGGTACGCCATTAAAGAAGGGTACTGCAAGACTGATCCTGCTCGCGATCTGGTGGACGCGATCCCGCCGGCGCAGACCACGCATTTCGCCTCGATCACCGAACCGGAGAAGGTTGGAGCAATGCTACGCGCGTTCGATGGCTTTTCCGGCACATTTCCGGTTCTTTGTGCACTCAAGCTGGCTCCCATGTTGTTCACCCGTCCCGGAGAGTTGCGCAAAGCTGAATGGTCCCAGTTCGATCTGGGCAAGGGGGAATGGCGGTACCTTGTCACGAAGACCAGGACTGAGCATCTGGTCCCTCTCGCGACCCAGGCTGTTCAGATCCTGCGAGAACTTTACGCGCTGACCGGCAACGGTCGTTATGTTTTCCCAGGGGCTCGTTCAGCTCAGCGCCCGATGAGCGACGCCGCGATCAATGCAGCGTTACGCCGCCTGGGCTACGACACTCGCACGGAAATCACCGGCCATGGTTTTCGCGCGATGGCGCGCACAATTCTTCACGAAGAGCTGGAGCAGAAACCCGAAGTGATCGAGCACCAGCTCGCCCATGCAGTTCCTGATAACTTAGGCAAGGCGTATAACCGTACGAAATTTCTCAAGGAGCGCCGGTTGATGATGCAGAAATGGGCAGACTATCTAGAGGTTTTGAAAACTACGGTTCCGGTTACTTCTATTGCATCGGTAACGTGA
- a CDS encoding helix-turn-helix transcriptional regulator: protein MTDGSKGVLRLPGVKALTGLGRSSIYAKGDPRSPQYDSQFPRPIALGGRARGWLVEELETWLANRPRGSNAARTTTQRKGGERG from the coding sequence ATGACAGATGGTAGCAAGGGGGTTCTCCGTCTCCCGGGTGTCAAAGCGTTGACGGGCTTGGGCCGCAGTTCGATCTATGCGAAGGGCGATCCGCGTAGCCCGCAGTATGACAGTCAATTTCCGCGCCCGATTGCCTTGGGCGGCCGCGCACGTGGGTGGCTCGTCGAGGAGCTGGAAACGTGGCTTGCAAACCGCCCGCGCGGTAGCAACGCTGCAAGGACGACAACGCAGCGTAAAGGGGGGGAACGTGGCTAA